A window of Chitinophaga sp. MM2321 contains these coding sequences:
- the argH gene encoding argininosuccinate lyase encodes MKLWQKDKASLGAVEKFTVGKDREMDAFLAPFDVLGSMAHITMLQSIGLLEADELTLLKQELKNIYKEIQAGDFTLEEGVEDIHSQVELLLTRRLGEVGKKIHSGRSRNDQVLVDLKLYLRHELQTMVASVKVLFDLLQQKSEAYKDHLLPGYTHLQIAMPSSFGLWFGAYAESLVDDLTMLQGAYKVVNKNPLGSAAGYGSSFPLNRELTTELLGFDTLNYNVVYAQMGRGKTEKIVSFALAGIAATLAKMAMDACLFMNQNFGFISFPDELTTGSSIMPHKKNPDVWELIRSHGNKLQALPNEIAMMITNLPSGYHRDLQLLKENLFPAFQTLKDCINMSCLMLENIRIKENILADEKYQYLFSVEVVNNLVLQGTPFREAYKQVGMDIEKGTFAPGKEVTHTHAGSIGNLCTAQIAKQMDAVLKGFSFEAVDKALEKLLNS; translated from the coding sequence ATGAAGTTGTGGCAAAAAGATAAGGCATCACTGGGTGCTGTAGAAAAATTCACCGTTGGCAAAGACCGTGAAATGGATGCTTTCCTGGCGCCATTTGATGTGCTGGGCTCTATGGCGCATATCACCATGCTGCAAAGTATAGGATTACTGGAAGCGGATGAACTGACCCTATTAAAGCAGGAACTGAAAAATATTTATAAAGAGATACAGGCAGGTGATTTTACACTGGAAGAAGGCGTAGAAGATATTCACTCACAGGTAGAACTATTGCTCACGCGGCGTTTGGGAGAAGTAGGTAAAAAGATCCACAGCGGCCGTTCCCGCAACGACCAGGTTTTGGTAGACCTGAAATTATACCTGCGTCATGAGTTGCAAACAATGGTGGCATCCGTGAAAGTATTGTTTGATCTCTTACAGCAAAAAAGTGAAGCCTACAAAGATCATCTTCTTCCTGGGTATACCCACCTGCAAATAGCCATGCCTTCCTCTTTCGGGCTATGGTTTGGCGCTTATGCAGAGAGCCTCGTAGATGACCTGACGATGTTGCAGGGCGCTTATAAAGTGGTGAATAAAAACCCGCTTGGCTCCGCAGCCGGTTACGGCTCTTCGTTCCCCCTTAACCGTGAGTTAACCACGGAATTGTTAGGATTCGATACACTCAATTATAATGTTGTATACGCGCAGATGGGCCGTGGCAAAACGGAAAAGATCGTGTCCTTTGCATTGGCCGGAATTGCAGCCACCCTCGCTAAAATGGCGATGGATGCCTGTCTTTTTATGAACCAGAACTTCGGCTTCATCAGTTTCCCTGATGAACTGACCACTGGCTCCAGCATCATGCCGCATAAAAAGAACCCGGATGTATGGGAACTGATCCGCTCTCACGGCAATAAACTACAGGCGTTGCCCAATGAAATTGCTATGATGATCACGAACCTGCCTTCCGGCTACCACCGTGATTTGCAGCTGTTGAAAGAAAATTTATTTCCTGCTTTCCAGACATTAAAAGATTGTATCAATATGAGCTGCCTGATGTTGGAAAATATCCGCATCAAGGAAAATATCCTGGCAGATGAAAAATACCAGTACCTGTTCAGCGTAGAAGTTGTGAACAACCTGGTGTTGCAAGGCACGCCTTTCCGGGAAGCCTATAAGCAGGTAGGTATGGATATTGAAAAAGGTACTTTTGCTCCCGGCAAAGAAGTAACACATACGCATGCAGGTAGTATCGGTAATTTATGTACCGCACAAATAGCGAAGCAGATGGATGCGGTGTTGAAAGGCTTTTCTTTTGAAGCCGTGGATAAAGCATTGGAGAAATTATTGAATAGCTAG
- a CDS encoding TonB-dependent receptor yields the protein MKQLMLLVLLGVAGTLHAQSLVTGTITNNANGKPLEGVTVAINQTGTQTDNKGHYSIHLPKKGTYTLQASYLGFKPHTITINANNTTQFADISLEETGLFVKPVEISSLRAGKNSPFVNTTLSKEDIKKENLGQDLPMLLNQQPGVVTNSDAGTGIGYTGMRVRGSDITRINVTVNGIPINDAESQGTFFVNMPDFASSVSSIELQRGVGTSTNGAGAFGATLNLSTNEFNENAYGEISNSYGSFNSWKHTVKAGSGLINDHFTIDARLSKISSDGYIDRATSDLRSFYTSAAYISKKTAVRLNIFSGKEKTYQAWNGVPAALLATDRTYNSAGTDKPGTPYDNETDNYQQDHYQLFLNQEINAGLNFNVALHMTRGRGYYENYKGNRSVADYGLPVKVIDGDSIKKTDLVNQEWLDNYFYGSVFSLNRTGEKFNWNLGGGWNRYEGDHFGKVIWANTAIDKDVEYYRYPAEKNDFNIYWKGEYKITTALRLFADLQYRNIAYNMDGFKDAPTYMPHVNYNFFNPKAGIYYYLNPVNRVFASIAIAHKEPNRVDFESNYGVTQPKPEILRDLEAGYVWNNSIANVQANVYYMNYKNQLVQTGELTDVGAYVRTNIPKSYRMGVEVSGNVKLGNIFSIAANAALSQNKVLDYNAISYDSDDVAHTVIYKKANISYSPAFVGGYTLSARPFRGFTADLLGKYVSRQYMDNTSTKEASLNPYFVSNLRFSYVVPQPLFRELSVQLLLNNIFDTKYEPNGSTYSYYDLTANRVAYDTYYYPMAGFNGFVGINIGF from the coding sequence ATGAAACAGTTAATGTTGTTAGTGCTGCTCGGCGTTGCCGGCACTTTACATGCACAATCCCTGGTTACCGGCACCATCACCAACAATGCAAACGGGAAACCATTGGAAGGCGTAACCGTAGCGATCAATCAAACCGGTACCCAAACCGATAATAAAGGCCATTACAGCATTCATCTGCCTAAAAAAGGCACCTATACTTTACAGGCCAGCTATCTCGGGTTCAAACCACATACAATTACCATCAATGCCAATAATACGACGCAGTTTGCAGACATCAGCCTGGAAGAAACCGGCCTGTTTGTAAAACCCGTAGAAATCAGCAGTCTCCGCGCAGGTAAAAATTCTCCTTTTGTAAATACTACTTTATCGAAAGAAGATATTAAGAAAGAAAACCTCGGGCAGGACCTGCCCATGCTGCTCAACCAGCAACCAGGCGTGGTAACCAACTCCGACGCCGGCACCGGCATCGGCTACACCGGCATGCGTGTTCGCGGCTCCGATATTACCCGTATCAATGTGACCGTAAATGGTATCCCCATTAATGATGCGGAATCACAAGGCACGTTCTTTGTCAACATGCCGGATTTTGCCTCTTCTGTCAGCAGCATAGAACTGCAACGCGGTGTAGGCACTTCCACCAACGGCGCGGGTGCTTTCGGTGCTACGCTGAACCTTAGCACCAACGAGTTCAATGAAAACGCATACGGCGAAATCAGCAACAGCTACGGTTCTTTCAACAGCTGGAAACACACCGTAAAAGCTGGTTCGGGCCTTATCAACGATCACTTCACCATCGATGCAAGGCTGTCGAAAATATCATCAGACGGTTATATCGATCGTGCTACTTCCGACCTGCGCTCTTTCTATACTTCTGCTGCTTACATCTCTAAAAAAACAGCGGTACGTCTCAATATTTTTTCCGGCAAAGAAAAAACTTACCAGGCATGGAACGGTGTACCCGCCGCACTCCTGGCTACCGACAGAACTTATAATTCCGCTGGTACAGATAAGCCGGGCACACCTTATGATAATGAAACGGATAACTACCAACAGGATCACTACCAGCTATTTCTCAACCAGGAAATTAACGCGGGACTGAACTTCAACGTAGCACTCCATATGACCCGCGGCCGCGGCTATTATGAAAACTATAAAGGCAACAGGTCTGTAGCGGATTACGGGTTGCCGGTAAAAGTAATCGATGGCGACTCGATCAAGAAAACGGATCTCGTGAACCAGGAATGGCTGGACAATTACTTCTATGGCAGCGTGTTTTCCCTGAACCGTACCGGTGAAAAATTTAACTGGAATCTTGGCGGTGGCTGGAACCGCTACGAAGGCGATCATTTCGGCAAGGTTATCTGGGCCAATACCGCCATCGATAAAGACGTTGAATACTATAGATACCCCGCTGAAAAAAATGATTTTAACATTTACTGGAAAGGAGAATACAAAATAACAACGGCGCTGCGTCTCTTTGCTGACCTGCAATACAGGAACATTGCGTATAACATGGATGGCTTCAAAGATGCGCCTACATATATGCCGCATGTAAACTATAATTTCTTTAATCCAAAAGCAGGCATCTATTATTATTTAAATCCTGTTAACCGGGTGTTTGCTTCTATTGCCATTGCACACAAAGAACCGAACCGTGTTGACTTTGAATCCAACTACGGTGTGACGCAGCCCAAACCGGAAATCTTGCGCGACCTGGAAGCAGGCTATGTATGGAACAACAGCATCGCCAACGTACAGGCCAACGTATATTACATGAACTATAAAAATCAGCTGGTACAAACCGGCGAACTTACAGATGTGGGTGCGTATGTACGCACCAATATTCCCAAAAGTTATCGCATGGGGGTGGAAGTAAGTGGCAATGTAAAACTGGGCAATATCTTCTCCATCGCTGCCAATGCTGCGCTGAGCCAGAATAAAGTACTGGACTACAACGCCATCAGTTACGACAGCGACGATGTGGCGCATACCGTTATCTATAAAAAAGCAAACATTTCCTACTCCCCTGCTTTCGTAGGTGGATATACGTTATCTGCCAGACCATTCCGTGGTTTTACTGCAGACCTCCTGGGTAAATATGTAAGCCGTCAGTATATGGACAATACTTCCACTAAGGAGGCCAGTCTGAATCCCTATTTCGTAAGTAACCTGCGCTTCAGCTACGTAGTACCGCAACCGTTATTCCGCGAGCTCAGCGTACAACTGCTGCTGAATAATATTTTCGATACAAAGTATGAGCCGAACGGTAGCACCTACAGCTATTACGATCTGACAGCAAACCGCGTTGCCTACGATACTTATTACTATCCGATGGCAGGGTTTAATGGATTTGTGGGGATAAATATTGGTTTTTAG
- the ssb gene encoding single-stranded DNA-binding protein: protein MIKLQLIGHLGRDVVKKEVNGVVVFNFPVAVNERFKNALGVLQERTTWVDCSLWDRENLAPYLNQGVQVYVEGSPKVEAYVSNATGALSGAVRLRVSQLQLLGRKDDEKRRTSATDVPAVPEAEPVEEQPADDLPF from the coding sequence ATGATTAAGCTTCAGTTAATCGGACATCTTGGCCGGGATGTAGTAAAAAAAGAGGTCAATGGTGTAGTCGTTTTCAATTTTCCGGTTGCGGTGAATGAGCGTTTCAAAAATGCGCTTGGCGTATTGCAGGAGCGGACTACCTGGGTCGATTGCTCGTTATGGGATCGGGAAAACCTGGCGCCTTATTTAAATCAGGGTGTGCAGGTATATGTGGAAGGTTCCCCGAAAGTGGAAGCTTATGTAAGCAACGCCACCGGTGCCTTGTCAGGAGCAGTAAGACTACGGGTTTCCCAATTGCAGTTGCTCGGTCGTAAGGATGATGAAAAGCGCAGGACATCCGCTACAGATGTGCCCGCTGTTCCAGAGGCAGAGCCCGTTGAAGAACAGCCGGCAGACGATCTTCCCTTCTAA
- the era gene encoding GTPase Era: MHKAGFVNIFGKPNAGKSTLLNAIMGEKLAIISPKVQTTRHRITGVLTDPAYQIVFSDTPGIIDPKYKLHEKMMGAVKSALEDADVALLIMDAKESLEENLELFDSLRLKVPAILIINKMDNILKEEMAVLVERAKAWGKATAVVPVSAMQKKGIKDLLTEIVALLPQANAFYPDDTLTDKSTRFFVAEMIREKIFDLFEEEIPYHTTVIVTQFQEKDTLTKITAEIIVTRETQKGIILGEKGKSIREIGTRARVDIEKFIERKVFLELFVKVRGKWRDNELFLKEYGY; encoded by the coding sequence ATGCACAAAGCAGGTTTTGTAAATATCTTCGGTAAGCCCAATGCGGGAAAGAGCACATTGCTAAACGCCATTATGGGCGAAAAGCTGGCTATTATATCCCCAAAAGTGCAAACCACCCGCCATCGTATCACCGGCGTTTTAACGGATCCGGCTTACCAGATCGTATTTTCGGATACGCCAGGTATCATTGATCCGAAATATAAATTGCACGAGAAAATGATGGGGGCGGTAAAGTCTGCACTGGAAGATGCAGATGTGGCCTTGCTGATCATGGATGCAAAAGAATCGCTGGAAGAAAACCTGGAGTTATTTGACTCCCTGAGACTGAAAGTACCTGCTATTCTCATCATCAACAAAATGGACAATATCCTGAAAGAGGAAATGGCTGTTTTGGTAGAACGTGCAAAAGCCTGGGGCAAAGCTACAGCGGTAGTACCGGTATCTGCTATGCAGAAAAAAGGTATCAAAGACCTGCTGACAGAAATAGTAGCTCTGCTGCCTCAAGCCAATGCTTTTTACCCCGATGATACACTAACGGATAAGTCTACACGCTTTTTTGTAGCAGAGATGATCCGTGAAAAGATTTTCGATTTATTTGAAGAAGAGATCCCGTATCATACCACTGTTATTGTAACACAATTCCAGGAGAAAGATACGCTGACAAAGATCACCGCAGAAATCATCGTCACCCGTGAAACCCAGAAGGGGATCATATTAGGAGAAAAAGGGAAATCGATCCGGGAAATAGGTACCAGGGCCCGGGTGGATATAGAAAAATTTATTGAGCGTAAAGTGTTCCTGGAACTGTTTGTGAAGGTACGCGGCAAATGGCGCGATAATGAACTCTTTCTGAAAGAATACGGATACTAA
- the der gene encoding ribosome biogenesis GTPase Der — MAGFTVAIVGRPNVGKSTLFNRLLEQRRAIVDDQSGVTRDRQYGIADWNGKTFNVIDTGGFVSNSDDVFEREIRKQAKVAMDEANVLVFMCDVTTGITDLDADVANLLRRTSKPVYLVVNKVDNSQRQLEANEFYSLGFDKTFFLSSMTGSGTGELLDDIVTNITDDMGDATLNNDIPKIAIIGQPNVGKSSLLNALVGADRNIVSDIAGTTRDTIHTRYNMFQKDFILIDTAGIRRKNKVNEDLEFYSVIRAIKAVDEADVVMLLLDAEKGVTAQDLSIFSLAVRKGKGVVVLVNKWDLVEKGTNTARDYEKQLKTRLAPFSDVPIVFTSVVEKQRIFKAIEVALEVFDNRQRKIQTSKLNDVMLKAIEAFHPPVVRGTPIRIKYVTQLPTHTPAFAFFCNLPEDVKTPYRNYLENQIRTNFDFKGVPLKIFFRKK; from the coding sequence ATGGCTGGATTTACAGTAGCTATAGTGGGTCGCCCGAATGTGGGCAAATCAACGTTGTTCAATCGTTTGCTGGAACAACGCAGGGCTATCGTGGATGATCAGAGCGGTGTAACGCGTGATCGTCAATACGGTATTGCTGACTGGAACGGCAAAACTTTCAACGTGATTGATACCGGTGGATTTGTATCAAACAGCGATGATGTATTTGAGCGGGAAATCCGCAAGCAGGCAAAAGTTGCCATGGACGAAGCCAATGTGCTGGTGTTTATGTGTGATGTAACAACCGGTATCACCGACCTGGATGCGGATGTAGCCAACCTGCTGCGCCGTACCTCAAAACCGGTGTACCTGGTAGTAAATAAAGTGGATAACTCACAGCGTCAGCTGGAAGCCAATGAGTTTTACAGTCTCGGTTTCGATAAAACATTTTTCCTCTCTTCCATGACCGGTAGCGGTACAGGTGAATTGCTGGATGATATCGTCACCAATATCACAGATGATATGGGAGACGCCACCCTGAATAATGATATTCCTAAAATCGCGATTATTGGTCAGCCGAACGTAGGAAAATCATCTCTCCTGAATGCATTGGTGGGTGCCGATCGTAACATCGTGTCTGATATTGCAGGTACTACCCGCGATACCATTCACACGCGTTATAACATGTTCCAGAAAGACTTCATCCTGATTGATACGGCTGGTATCAGACGTAAAAATAAGGTGAATGAAGACCTGGAATTTTACTCTGTTATCCGTGCCATCAAAGCAGTGGATGAAGCTGATGTGGTCATGTTGTTGCTGGATGCTGAAAAAGGTGTTACCGCACAGGATCTCAGCATTTTCAGCCTCGCAGTCCGCAAAGGAAAAGGGGTAGTGGTGCTGGTGAATAAATGGGACCTGGTAGAAAAAGGAACCAACACGGCCAGGGATTATGAGAAGCAACTGAAGACCCGTCTGGCGCCGTTTTCCGATGTGCCCATTGTCTTTACTTCCGTGGTGGAAAAACAACGTATTTTCAAAGCGATAGAAGTAGCACTGGAAGTATTTGATAACCGTCAGCGTAAGATCCAGACCTCCAAACTGAACGACGTGATGCTGAAAGCTATTGAAGCCTTCCATCCGCCGGTAGTAAGAGGTACGCCTATACGTATCAAATACGTAACACAACTGCCTACGCACACACCTGCTTTCGCTTTCTTCTGCAACCTGCCGGAAGATGTGAAAACACCTTATCGCAATTACCTGGAAAATCAGATACGTACCAACTTTGATTTCAAAGGCGTACCGTTGAAGATCTTTTTCCGTAAAAAATAG